The Podospora pseudocomata strain CBS 415.72m chromosome 1 map unlocalized CBS415.72m_1, whole genome shotgun sequence genome has a segment encoding these proteins:
- the URA6 gene encoding bifunctional uridylate/adenylate kinase (COG:F; EggNog:ENOG503NVA4) — translation MSIAAAAVGRQAWRKLVRNNSTAAIRRTISLLPKSQQFRPTFSVPAFTANASKAAPRFSQSQQYRSYSSGGSSGDGTKVKFWPFVLVLAAGTGGWVLLINRQKIYFFFGGQRMGAQRTWMM, via the exons ATGTCtatagcagcagcagcagtaggaCGCCAAGCCTGGCGGAAGCTGGTGCGCAACAACAGCACTGCTGCGATCCGTCGTACCATCTCCTTGTTGCCCAAGTCGCAGCAATTCCGTCCTACCTTCTCCGTTCCTGCTTTTACCGCCAACGCCAGCAAGGCTGCCCCCCGGTTTTCCCAGTCGCAACAGTACAGATCCTACAGCTCGGGCGGTTCAAGCGGTGATGGGACAAAGGTCAAGTTCTGGCCGTTTgtgctggtgttggctgctggTACTGGcgggtgggtgttgttgattaACAGGCAAAAGA TTTACTTTTTCTTTGGGGGACAACGAATGGGCGCACAGCGGACATGGATGATGTAG
- the CCT4 gene encoding T-complex protein 1 subunit delta (EggNog:ENOG503NW0D; BUSCO:EOG09261XNJ; COG:O), whose translation MAAVAPAAAGPSNATFRDKEKPLAVRSANIVAARALADAVRTSLGPRGMDKMIRSGKGETIITNDGSTMLKSMAVMHPTAKMLVQLSNAQDVEAGDGTTSVVVICGSLLGAADRLLAKGIHPSVISESFQRAAAAAVKVLHEMSQPIALTDTSSLLQAANTSLSSKIVSQYSNLLGPMAVNAVTKTIDLKTADNVDLRNIRIIKKVGGTIEDSELVDGLVLTQPVIKSAGGPIRMEKAKIGLIQFQLSPPKPDMENTIQVNDYRQMDKIVKEERMYLLNMVKKIKKAKCNVLFIQKSILRDAVNDLSLHFLQRLGILVVKDIERDEVEFICKSTGCKPIADIDSFTEDKLGSADLVEEVQSSGSKMVKVTGCKSTGKTISVVVRGANALILDEAERSLHDALCVVRCLVKKKALIAGGGAAEIEIAAQLNKQARALTGTEAICWKAFADAMEVIPTTLAENAGLNSIKVVTALRHKHEMGEKNAGVSIKSGGVNSDISKENVLQPLLVSTSAIELAAETVKMILRIDDIALSR comes from the exons ATGGCTGCCGTAGCACCAGCCGCCGCTGGTCCCAGCAATGCCACCTTCAGG gacaaggagaagccgTTGGCCGTCCGTTCCGCCAACATCGTAGCCGCCAGAG CTCTTGCCGATGCCGTCCGGACATCGCTGGGCCCAAGGGGCATGGACAAGATGATCCGCagtggaaagggggagaccatcatcaccaacgatGGCAGCACAATGTTGAAGAGCATGGCCGTCATGCATCCCACAGCCAAGATGCTTGTCCAACTTTCCAACGCCCAAGATGTCGAAGCCGGTGACGGAACCACCTCAGTCGTCGTTATCTGCGGCAGCTTGTTGGGCGCCGCCGACCGCCTTCTCGCCAAGGGCATCCACCCCTCCGTCATCTCAGAGTCTTTCCAAagagccgccgccgccgcggtcAAGGTCTTGCATGAGATGTCACAACCTATCGCCCTTAccgacacctcctccctccttcaaGCCGCCAACACCTCGCTGTCCTCCAAGATTGTGTCCCAAtactccaacctcctcggcccaaTGGCCGTCAACGCTGTTACCAAGACGATCGACCTTAAGACGGCAGATAACGTCGACCTGAGGAATATTCGCATTATCAAGAAGGTCGGCGGGACGATAGAAGACAGCGAGTTGGTGGACGGTTTGGTTCTCACACAGCCAGTGATCAAGAGCGCGGGAGGGCCCATAaggatggagaaggccaagatcgGTCTTATTCAGTTCCAGCTCAGCCCTCCTAAGCCTGAT ATGGAAAACACCATCCAGGTCAACGACTACAGACAAATGGACAAGATCGTCAAGGAGGAGCGCATGTACCTCCTCAACATggtcaagaagatcaagaaggccaagtGCAACGTTCTCTTCATTCAAAAGTCTATCCTCCGCGACGCCGTCAAcgacctctccctccacttCCTTCAGCgcctcggcatcctcgtcgtcaagGACATTGAGCGTGACGAAGTCGAGTTCATCTGCAAGTCCACCGGCTGCAAGCCCATCGCCGACATTGACAGCTTCACTGAGGACAAGCTTGGCTCCGCTGAccttgttgaggaggttcaGTCCTCTGGCAGCAAGATGGTCAAGGTCACCGGCTGCAAGTCGACCGGCAAGACCATCTCAGTCGTCGTCCGCGGCGCCAACgctctcatcctcgacgaggctGAGCGCTCCCTCCACGATGCCCTCTGCGTCGTCCGCTGCctcgtcaagaagaaggctctCATCGCCGGTGGCGGTGCCGCCGAAATTGAAATTGCCGCCCAGCTCAACAAGCAAGCACGTGCCTTGACCGGCACCGAGGCCATCTGCTGGAAGGCCTTTGCCGACGCTATGGAGGTTATTCCCACTACTCTTGCGGAGAACGCCGGGTTGAACAGCATCAAGGTTGTGACTGCCCTGCGCCATAAGCACGAGATGGGCGAGAAAAATGCTGGCGTCAGTATCAAGAGCGGGGGTGTCAACTCGGATATTTCAAAGGAGAATGTGCTGCAGCCATTGTTGGTGAGCACGAGCGCGATTGAGTTGGCGGCGGAGACGGTGAAGATGATTTTGCGGATTGATGATATCGCCTTGAGCAGGTAG
- the ORT1 gene encoding mitochondrial ornithine carrier protein (EggNog:ENOG503NV14; COG:C), with translation MEPAVTLKPEVPPAPTSSSTTSPCITTPVILKPKTAVMEAVEDIVYGSVAGVVGKYIEYPFDTVKVRLQSQPDHLPLRYTGPLDCFRQALRSDGLLGLYRGISAPLVGAALENSSLFFWERIGRDLTYGFGLASHDKPLSLQTLWLTGGFAGAMTSFILTPVELVKCKIQVPDTGGKAAAPLKPIPVIRDIFRHQGISGFWHGQLGTLIREAGGCAAWFGSKETTTKLFRQWNESRATSSQHLEQIRAQDALPLWQQAVAGASAGMAYNFLFFPADTVKSRMQTTPIGEVGPKKTFMGETAALWKQAGLKGFYRGCGITVLRSVPSSAFIFMVFDGLKKYLPMQ, from the exons ATGGAGCCAGCAGTCACACTTAAACCAGAGGTGCCTCCtgcaccaacctcatcatccaccacatccccctgCATCACCACACCAGTAATCCTCAAGCCCAAAACCGCCGTCATGGAGGCTGTTGAGGACATCGTCTACGGCTCA GTCGCCGGTGTAGTGGGCAAATACATCGAATACCCCTTCGACACAGTCAAAGTCCGcctccaatcccaacccgaccacctccccctccgctaCACCGGCCCCCTCGACTGCTTCCGCCAGGCCCTCCGCTCCgacggcctcctcggcctctaCCGCGGCATCTCGGCCCCCCTCGTCGGCGCCGCCCTCGAGAACTcgtccctcttcttctgggagCGCATCGGCCGCGACCTCACCTACGGCTTCGGCCTCGCCTCCCACGACAAGCCGCTGTCTCTCCAAACCCTCTGGCTCACGGGCGGCTTCGCCGGCGCCATGACCTccttcatcctcacccccGTCGAGCTGGTAAAGTGCAAAATCCAAGTCCCTGACACGGGCGGGAAGGCCGCCGCCCCCCTGAAGCCAATCCCCGTCATAAGGGACATCTTCCGCCACCAGGGCATCTCGGGCTTCTGGCACGGCCAGCTCGGCACCCTCATCCGCGAAGCAGGCGGCTGCGCGGCTTGGTTCGGCTCCAaggagaccaccaccaagctcttCCGTCAGTGGAACGAGAGCAGAGCCACTTCCTCGCAACATCTCGAGCAGATCAGAGCACAAGATGCCCTTCCCCTTTGGCAGCAGGCGGTAGCGGGCGCCTCGGCGGGCATGGCCTAcaactttttgttttttccgGCAGACACGGTCAAGTCGAGGATGCAGACCACGCcgattggggaggtggggccCAAGAAGACGTTTATGGGGGAGACGGCCGCGTTGTGGAAGCAGGCTGGTCTGAAGGGGTTCTACAGGGGGTGTGGGATCACGGTGTTGAGGTCGGTGCCGAGCTCGGCGTTTATCTTTATGGTGTTTgatgggttgaagaagtATTTGCCTATGCAATAA
- the PRP28 gene encoding mRNA splicing protein prp28 (EggNog:ENOG503NW7E; COG:A; BUSCO:EOG09261JWS), with amino-acid sequence MASRREPPDLAALLRQKKAQEEAASKPRFISKKERERLAAEKKAKEEEELKRKETTLENGHSNGSSQPLRPRNEIPTGPKAMRADDRGNRQGDRREGDRRDDDRGPHRAGAKRGAPMDDEGRRTKMEMNDEAELRAKYMGPVVNQSTFSAKKKRRRTAANKFNFDWDPDDDTSRPDDPIYKDRLEPVFKRGGEESTDELVRRKAEAIRRGDPETGEERARQLLEQHERAKQAAKRKALGSHWSEKRLEEMKERDWRIFKENFGIATKGGAIPNPMRSWEESNLPRRLLNIVHDVGYDEPSPIQRASIPIALQARDLIGVAVTGSGKTAAFLLPLLVYISELPPLNDVNKNDGPYALILAPTRELVQQIENEARKFATPLGFTVVSIVGGHSLEEQAYALRNGAEIIVATPGRLVDCLERRLLVFTQCCYIIMDEADRMIDQGFEEPLTKILDALPVTNEKPDTEEAENPQLMKKYLGGKDRYRQTMMYTATMPPLVERIAKKYLRRPAIVTIGNAGEAVDTVEQRVEFIAGEDKRKNRLREILNSGQFKPPIIVFVNIKRNCEMVAKDIKSWGFSTTTLHGSKTQEQREASLASVRNGQSSILVATDLAGRGIDVPDVSLVVNFNMPSSIESYTHRIGRTGRAGKSGVAITFLGNEDTEVMYDLKQIISKSSISKVPDELRRHEAAQSKPQRGQKKVEDSGGFGGKGGWQ; translated from the coding sequence ATGGCTTCACGACGAGAACCACCTGACCTGGCCGCCTTGCTACGGCAAAAGAAGGCCCAGGAGGAAGCCGCCTCAAAACCGCGATTTATCTCCAAGAAAGAACGCGAGCGCCTCGCCGCCGAAAAGAAGgccaaagaagaggaggaactgAAACGAAAAGAGACAACATTGGAGAATGGCCATTCCAATGGCAGTTCTCAGCCATTACGGCCTCGAAATGAAATTCCGACTGGCCCTAAGGCGATGCGAGCGGACGACCGAGGAAACAGGCAAGGCGACAGACGAGAGGGCGACAGGCGAGATGATGACCGGGGCCCGCATCGCGCCGGAGCAAAGCGCGGCGCCCCCATGGATGACGAAGGGCGGCGGACGAAGATGGAAATGAACGACGAGGCCGAGTTGCGCGCCAAATATATGGGGCCTGTTGTCAACCAGTCTACCTTCTCGGctaagaagaagagaaggagaacgGCCGCGAATAAGTTCAACTTCGATTGGGACCCAGATGATGATACGAGCCGACCGGATGATCCTATCTACAAAGACCGCCTCGAACCAGTATTCAAGCGTGGGGGCGAAGAGTCGACCGACGAGCTTGTAAGAAGAAAGGCGGAGGCTATCCGGCGTGGAGATCCAGAAACGGGAGAGGAGCGTGCCAGACAGCTTCTCGAACAGCACGAGCGCGCCAAGCAAGCAGCTAAACGCAAGGCTTTGGGCTCACATTGGTCGGAGAAGAGactggaggagatgaaggagcgTGACTGGCGCATCTTCAAGGAGAATTTTGGCATTGCCACCAAGGGCGGTGCTATTCCGAACCCTATGCGTAGCTGGGAAGAGTCGAATCTGCCACGGAGGCTACTGAATATCGTTCACGATGTTGGCTACGACGAGCCATCGCCTATCCAAAGGGCGTCTATTCCTATTGCTCTCCAGGCCAGAGACTTGATCGGTGTGGCCGTTACCGGTTCCGGTAAAACAGCAGCTTTTTTGCTGCCGTTGTTGGTATACATTTCTGAGCTCCCGCCCTTGAACGATGTCAACAAGAACGACGGTCCATACGCCCTTATTCTTGCCCCGACGAGAGAATTGGTACAACAAATTGAGAACGAAGCTCGGAAGTTTGCCACGCCCCTCGGGTTCACTGTCGTTAGCATTGTTGGTGGTCACTCTCTGGAAGAACAAGCCTACGCTCTCCGCAACGGAGCAGAGATTATCGTTGCTACGCCAGGTCGTCTGGTCGACTGCCTTGAAAGACGACTTTTGGTCTTTACTCAGTGCTGCTACATCATCATGGATGAAGCCGATCGCATGATCGACCAAGGTTTCGAAGAACCCCTGACCAAGATTCTGGACGCACTCCCAGTCACCAACGAGAAGCCAGATACGGAAGAGGCCGAGAATCCCCAGCTCATGAAGAAATATCTGGGTGGAAAAGACCGTTACCGTCAGACGATGATGTACACAGCTACGATGCCTCCACTGGTGGAAAGGATCGCCAAAAAATACCTACGTCGCCCAGCCATCGTCACTATCGGCAACGCAGGCGAAGCCGTCGATACTGTTGAGCAACGCGTCGAGTTCATCGCCGGCGAAGACAAAAGGAAGAACAGACTTCGGGAGATTCTCAACTCGGGCCAGTTCAAGCCGCCCATCATTGTCTTTGTCAACATCAAGCGAAACTGCGAGATGGTCGCCAAGGATATCAAGTCTTGGGGCTTCTCCACGACGACACTTCACGGCAGTAAGACGCAGGAGCAGCGTGAGGCTTCGCTTGCGTCGGTGCGGAACGGCCAGTCGAGCATTTTGGTGGCGACAGATTTGGCCGGTCGTGGTATTGATGTGCCGGATGTGAGCTTGGTTGTCAACTTTAACATGCCGTCGAGCATTGAGAGCTACACGCATCGTATTGGTCGTACGGGTCGTGCGGGCAAGAGTGGTGTGGCTATTACGTTTTTGGGTAATGAGGATACGGAGGTGATGTATGACCTGAAGCAGATTATCTCCAAGTCGAGTATTTCTAAGGTGCCGGATGAGTTGAGGAGGCATGAGGCTGCGCAGAGTAAGCCACAGAGGGggcagaagaaggtggaggatagtggtgggtttggaggcAAGGGGGGATGGCAGTAG
- a CDS encoding uncharacterized protein (COG:J; EggNog:ENOG503P418) translates to MATPTNPSTFIQLAQSLPPRLKTFLARYPPLSILPLGAAHAPSKALTFYQRETPNPFLPRKHPVTGKWHDPKYSLRRQAELVKLARDHGVEELLPYTEKGTETRLAKRVEFGLRVKGTGLGEKVKGHKHERVLVAKMEKRRKAMLEMPGLIREWKKVGKRNWSKFPR, encoded by the exons ATGGCgacccccaccaacccctcaaccTTCATCCAACTAGCGcaatccctccccccccgcctcaaGACCTTTCTGGCGCGCTACCCCCCCCtatccatcctccccctcggcGCGGCCCACGCTCCGAGCAAGGCCCTCACCTTTTACCAGCGCGAGACCCCCAACCCGTTCCTCCCGCGGAAGCACCCTGTGACCGGCAAATGGCACGACCCAAAATACTCCCTGCGTAGACAGGCTGAGCTTGTCAAGTTGGCGAGGGACCACGGAGTGGAGGAGTTGCTGCCTTATACGGAGAAGGGGACGGAGACGAGACtggcgaagagggtggagtttgggttgagggtgaagggtACTGGTTTGGGTGAGAAGGTCAAGGGTCATAAGCATGAGAGGGTGCTGGTTGCAAA gatggagaagaggaggaaggctaTGCTTGAGATGCCTGGGCTTATTagggagtggaagaag GTTGGGAAGCGCAACTGGAGCAAGTTCCCCAGGTAA
- a CDS encoding uncharacterized protein (EggNog:ENOG503P2A5; COG:T), whose product MTTYIPQLTLPESIFSSFPASILLPITLGSAVGWSTRPKQVPRTYLSLNQPPLRPPPQVFGPVWTLLYGLMGYASHRAYSIGTSPLNLPGIISAARQGTTLYTIQLGLNLLWMPLFFGWNRPILATADVLALVGVNGYLAWLWGTKVDATAGWLLAPYVAWLSFATYLSAGTGYLNNWDLSGAYEKADGETKKKRS is encoded by the exons ATGACCACTTACATACCCCaactcaccctccccgagtccatcttctcctctttcccagcctccatcctcctccccataaCCCTAGGCTCAGCAGTAGGATGGTCAACAAGGC CAAAACAAGTGCCCCGAACCTAtctctccctcaaccaaccccccctccgcccacccccccaagTCTTCGGCCCAGTCTGGACCCTCCTCTACGGCCTAATGGGCTACGCCTCCCACCGCGCCTACAGCATcggcacctcccccctcaacctcccggGCATCATCTCGGCCGCCCGCCAAGGCACCACCCTCTACACGATCCAGCTcggcctcaacctcctctggATGCCTCTCTTCTTCGGCTGGAACCGTCCCATCCTCGCCACCGCTGATGTGCTTGCTCTGGTGGGAGTGAATGGGTATCTGGCCTGGTTGTGGGGGACAAAGGTTGATGCGACGGCGGGGTGGTTGCTGGCGCCGTATGTGGCTTGGTTGAGTTTTGCTACTTATTTGAGCGCGGGCACGGGGTACTTGAACAATTGGGATTTGAGCGGGGCATATGAGAAGGCGGATGgggagacgaagaagaagaggtctTAG
- a CDS encoding uncharacterized protein (COG:A; EggNog:ENOG503NVB8), which produces MDYYRDSARSPGDRAWSGRDEPRIKEDRSDSFYRSRSPGNDRSRRRSRSPPAVDRYEPRSRGGREDYASGRDRGDRDDRRRMVSPPANIDRYVPGQEAAAPMPLANPIQDPLKLPYQVGFSYFGEWWRANEKIKEEKERLRTGRRREPERVRSAREAQEERDKEKAKIQVAYDAYKEDLQAKMAQNFVKLHKEEQWFRERYVPGIRDAFRQQLQEHRREAYAQWEQDLNNGVFDELSLEGIPKSESNGAGGVVEKEEGEATAASEVLGVGDLVPVSSDVRDDSLYQPTLLIKTIAPSVSRQNLEAFCKEYLGEGEGGFKWLSLSDPNPSKRFHRIGWIMLNPASEAPASEDGDTKDEDGDIEPPVMSTAEKALEAINGKTVKDEQRGDFICHVGVHNPPANPRKKALWDLFSAPERIHKDLELATDLIHKFESDFGSDFNASLHIEEHVEQLRANGQLQPAVAAAPVKKPKVERSLDADEAMDAEVEEGEEGAVDDGEDEDEGMVDDEVDDIDLLVAKKRLDLSIEYLRRTFNFCFFCVFESDSIHELTRKCPGGHLRRPRSTLSSTAKAVARASANGDPFPSKKRKEAEDVEEGEAPEAERKFKTSSKTEQQLQRAYNWVRTFEEKIKQILAPETVDLRKLGGKPVEDAVNDELGKYVKQEDEHKWRCRVPECTKLFKEEHFWKKHVEKRHPEWLDKLKEEFELVNAYVIDPAHIAPSRTDANSNGHFPPSGGQQPTGTPRGFNLQNYAMNNMLNFGTFPAMPLLNMMGGAGNMNAAGWQHGGGDDRGGGPIRRGGPQGGNRPQSRSHPYERRGGNRPYGGPEGAGGPPGGRGRGGPSNRWGDGGVTTTGPREAVQGRTLKSYEDLDQVSGGGGGELNY; this is translated from the exons ATGGATTACTATCGCGATTCGGCCCGCTCTCCGGGTGACCGCGCTTGGAGTGGCCGCGACGAACCGAGAATCAAGGAGGACAGATCAGACAGTTTCTACCGGAGCAGATCTCCAG GGAATGACCGCAGTCGCCGTCGGTCGAGATCACCCCCTGCCGTTGATCGATACGAACCGAGAAGCCGCGGTGGCCGTGAGGACTATGCTAGTGGCAGAGATCGCGGTGACCGCGACGACCGCCGCCGAATGGTTTCTCCCCCTGCGAATATCGACCGTTATGTCCCAGGTCAAGAAGCGGCTGCGCCCATGCCACTTGCAAACCCAATTCAAGATCCTTTGAAGCTGCCCTACCAGGTGGGCTTTTCCTACTTTGGCGAATGGTGGAGAGCGAACGAGAAaatcaaggaggagaaggagcgaCTCAGAACTGGTCGTCGCCGGGAGCCAGAGCGCGTTCGGAGTGCCCGCGAAGCCCAGGAGGAGCGAGACAAGGAAAAGGCCAAGATTCAAGTTGCCTATGACGCCTACAAGGAAGATCTTCAGGCCAAGATGGCTCAGAATTTCGTCAAGCTGCACAAAGAGGAGCAGTGGTTCAGGGAGCGCTACGTCCCGGGAATCAGGGACGCCTTCCGCCAACAGTTGCAAGAGCACCGGCGTGAAGCATACGCTCAATGGGAGCAGGACCTCAACAATGGCGTCTTTGATGAACTTTCGTTGGAGGGCATACCCAAGAGTGAGAGCAATGGTGCCGGTGGAGTTGtagaaaaggaggaaggtgaagcCACCGCTGCTAGCGAGGTTCTCGGCGTCGGTGACCTGGTGCCCGTCAGTAGCGATGTAAGAGACGACAGTCTTTACCAGCCAACCTTACTCATCAAGACCATTGCCCCCTCGGTTAGTCGTCAGAATCTGGAGGCGTTTTGCAAAGAGTATCTCGGAGAAGGTGAGGGCGGGTTTAAGTGGTTGTCACTGAgcgaccccaaccccagcaaaCGCTTTCACCGTATTGGCTGGATTATGCTCAATCCCGCCTCCGAAGCGCCTGCGTCCGAGGATGGGGACACCAAAGATGAAGACGGGGACATCGAACCTCCCGTCATGTCAACTGCCGAGAAGGCCCTCGAAGCTATCAACGGCAAGACTGTCAAGGATGAGCAGCGAGGTGATTTCATCTGCCACGTTGGTGTGCACAACCCGCCGGCCAACCCAAGAAAGAAGGCCCTCTGGGATCTCTTCTCTGCTCCCGAGCGTATTCACAAGGACCTTGAGTTGGCCACAGATTTGATCCACAAGTTCGAAAGTGATTTCGGCTCTGATTTCAATGCCAGTCTCCATATTGAGGAGCATGTCGAACAGTTGCGGGCTAACGGGCAACTCCAACCTGCTgtcgctgctgctcccgtcAAAAAGCCAAAGGTAGAGCGATCTCTCGATGCCGATGAAGCTATGGACgcagaggttgaggagggagaggagggagcggtcgatgatggagaagatgaggatgaaggtATGGTGGACGATGAAGTTGACGATATCGACTTGCTAGTTGCAAAGAAGCGACTTGATCTCTCCATCGAATATCTCCGCCGCACCTTCaacttctgcttcttctgcgTGTTTGAAAGCGACTCTATCCATGAGTTGACGAGAAAGTGCCCCGGTGGCCATCTCCGTAGACCTCGCAGCACTCTCTCGTCCACTGCCAAAGCTGTTGCTCGAGCGAGCGCAAACGGCGACCCCTTCCCGTCCAAGAAGCGTAAGGAAGCGGAAGACGtcgaagagggcgaggctCCCGAAGCTGAGCGCAAGTTTAAGACATCCTCCAAGACGGAGCAACAGCTCCAACGCGCCTACAACTGGGTGAGGACCtttgaggagaagatcaagcagATCCTTGCACCGGAAACTGTCGATCTCAGAAAGCTCGGTGGCAAACCGGTTGAGGATGCTGTCAACGATGAGCTTGGAAAGTATGTCAAGCAGGAGGATGAGCACAAGTGGCGCTGCCGAGTGCCTGAGTGTACAAAGCTCTTCAAGGAGGAGCATTTTTGGAAGAAGCACGTGGAGAAGCGTCATCCGGAGTGGCTGGATAAGCTCAAGGAAGAG TTCGAACTGGTCAATGCCTACGTTATTGACCCTGCGCATATTGCGCCTTCTCGTACCGATGCCAACTCCAACGGGCACTTCCCTCCGTCCGGCGGCCAGCAGCCGACGGGCACTCCCCGCGGGTTCAATCTCCAGAACTACGCCATGAACAACATGCTCAACTTTGGGACCTTCCCAGCCATGCCTCTGCTCAACATGATGGGCGGTGCTGGCAACATGAATGCGGCTGGTTGGCAGCACGGAGGCGGCGATGATCGTGGTGGCGGTCCTATTCGACGGGGTGGCCCTCAGGGGGGCAACCGTCCTCAGAGCCGATCACACCCGTATGAACGCCGCGGTGGTAATCGACCCTATGGCGGTCCCGAGGGTGCTGGAGGCCCACCAGGAGGTCGTGGTCGTGGAGGCCCAAGTAACAGATGGGGTGACGGCGGTGTTACTACCACCGGTCCGCGTGAGGCTGTCCAGGGGCGCACCCTCAAGAGCTACGAAGACCTGGATCAGGTgtccggtggtggcggtggggagcTCAACTACTGA
- a CDS encoding uncharacterized protein (EggNog:ENOG503NZQY), translating to MGLDEKRRPTALNLAPIRTKSAGSISSTDSSSTSSSLAKPPRTPRFAEATAVNSPIEPRLGPFSDKHEITQAQPGDVGFGYIGNRGSTVPMTPKSPLKSAMRVPGTPGRGLTNPLSPTFREEENLEAREKITEKDQARDLKIKTRVRMAKFALRGVNFSCSLIILSMISASFAIFNATKALAPMSGLPAWSNNTNTWPQKVVLACAGVSLIICVCVFVGYCRGGHRRAEKVGVYYTLFAVGWFIFSMAMWAAAAGILQHSKSNSGNQDMWGWACVENRRSELFGGQVDYALVCRLQDWTLICIIIELVVEIISITLYSVVFYRYWSKRKLHKSMDMRDKARSDLYLAQLRSQSAPNTPGFGPKSPAFSQYALSPRFPPTTYKSLGDIQENTSDSPFTPGGNNLVVPQSNFTPQQAAFKLQAPPTKANPATPSTPKSGYKPPTAADLSPSSITAPAFPAPTVQHAPMVEGEQQYEAVPIPGAYAGQAIKSPPPVQTTFNIPR from the exons ATGGGTCTCGACGAAAAGAGGCGGCCAACGGCCTTGAACCTCGCACCGATCCGGACCAAGTCAGCCGGCTCCATCTCTTCTACAGACTcctcatccacatcctcgtCTTTGGCCAAGCCTCCCAGGACACCACGGTTCGCCGAAGCTACAGCAGTAAACTCACCTATCGAGCCGAGATTGGGACCCTTTTCTGACAAGCACGAAATCACTCAGGCGCAGCCAGGAGATGTTGGATTTGGTTATATCGGAAACAGGGGATCAACAGTACCAATGACGCCGAAGTCGCCCTTGAAGAGCGCCATGAGAGTACCAGGCACACCCGGCAGGGGATTGACAAACCCCCTGAGCCCCACCTTCAGGGAAGAGGAGAACCTGGAGGCGCGGGAGAAGATCACAGAGAAGGACCAGGCTAGGGATTTG AAAATCAAGACCAGAGTAAGAATGGCCAAGTTCGCCCTCCGTGGTGTCAACTTCAGCTGCTCCCTGATTATCTTGTCCATGATCTCGGCCTCGTTCGCCATTTTCAACGCCACCAAGGCTCTTGCACCTATGAGCGGTCTTCCGGCTTggtccaacaacaccaacacctgGCCTCAGAAGGTCGTTCTCGCCTGTGCTGGTGTCTCGCTCATCATATGCGTTTGTGTCTTTGTTGGCTACTGCCGTGGTGGTCACAGGAGAGCGGAGAAGGTCGGCGTCTATTACACTCTGTTCGCGGTCGGCTGGTTCATTTTCAGTATGGCTATGTGGGCTGCGGCCGCCGGAATCCTCCAGCACTCCAAGTCCAACAGCGGTAACCAGGATATGTGGGGATGGGCCTGCGTCGAAAACCGTCGATCCGAACTCTTTGGCGGCCAAGTCGACTACGCCCTTGTCTGCCGCCTCCAGGACTGGACTCTTATTTGCATCATTATCGAGTTGGTGGTCGAGATCATCAGCATCACGCTTTACAGCGTCGTCTTTTACCGATACTGGTCGAAGAGGAAGCTTCACAAGTCGATGGACATGCGCGACAAGGCCCGCTCCGATCTCTACCTCGCCCAGCTTCGCAGCCAGTCCGCCCCCAACACACCTGGCTTCGGCCCCAAGTCGCCCGCCTTCTCGCAATATGCTCTTTCCCCTCGCTTCCCGCCCACCACCTACAAGTCTCTGGGCGATATCCAGGAGAACACCTCCGATTCGCCCTTCACTCCTGGTGGCAACAACCTCGTTGTTCCTCAGTCCAACTTCACTCCCCAACAGGCTGCCTTCAAGCTCCAGGCCCCGCCTACCAAAGCTAACCCGGCTACTCCGTCAACACCAAAGTCCGGATACAAGCCACCAACGGCGGCCGAtctttcaccctcctcgatcACTGCCCCTGCTTTCCCGGCACCTACAGTTCAGCATGCGCCAATGGTAGAGGGCGAGCAGCAGTACGAGGCGGTACCCATCCCCGGTGCCTACGCCGGGCAAGCGATcaagtcaccaccacctgttcAGACAACATTCAACATCCCACGATAA